One stretch of Variovorax sp. 54 DNA includes these proteins:
- a CDS encoding FUSC family protein translates to MSVLALPRFTRAEVLFSVKSFAAAMLAMYLASRAGLPRPFWALMTTYVVAHPLAGAVRSKAVFRFCGTLIGSVATVLMVPALSNAPELLTLVLALWVGLCLYISLLDRTPRSYVFMLAGYTAALIGFPSVQTPLVLFDTAVARVEEIGLGILCATLVHSLVLPTGLAPTVLGLLDRTLKDARQWIGDLFQPGDRSTPKDADPKRLDDDRRRLAGDITQLRLLSTHVPFDTTHLRWTAGAIRAMQDRVAALTPALSAVEDRLQALAQAEGRLAPDVTAVLALAAQWLRDESDPAVDASARLQALRQAIGTLGTAQDTGLSPWARALRIGLAGRLEELVDGWTACAQLRRDIDEGLKGGAPLRRTAALGHRAMHRDHGMALLSALAAVIAICLCGAFWILTGWTMGSAATMMAAVFCCFFATMDDPVPAIHGFLKWTLWSIPISAVYVLVLMPTVQDFGMLVVICAPLFLLLGLYLPRPTHFMAAMALVFGVSGTLAMHDTASADLVSFINSMIGQVVGVVVAARVTRLVRSVGADWSARRIQRATWRELGDMAASAQPQYAQSDAYAVRMLDRIGLLAPRIAQAGGTVEGVAANDALRDLRMGADIAVLQRVRAQLPMATSAALLGGIARFFRQRGEGRMAPRPAALLPQIDEALAAVLAARDTSTASRAAVTALVGLRRNLFPDAPPSLAAVSVSSSPQGASA, encoded by the coding sequence ATGTCAGTGTTGGCGTTGCCGCGCTTCACCCGCGCGGAAGTTCTCTTTTCCGTCAAGAGCTTCGCCGCCGCGATGCTGGCGATGTACCTGGCCAGCCGCGCCGGCCTGCCGCGCCCGTTCTGGGCGCTCATGACCACCTACGTCGTCGCCCATCCGCTGGCCGGCGCCGTGCGCTCCAAGGCGGTGTTCCGCTTCTGCGGCACGCTCATCGGCAGCGTCGCCACCGTGCTCATGGTGCCCGCGCTGTCCAACGCGCCCGAGCTGCTCACGCTGGTGCTCGCGCTGTGGGTCGGGCTGTGCCTGTACATCTCGCTGCTCGACCGCACGCCGCGCTCGTACGTCTTCATGCTCGCCGGCTACACGGCGGCGCTGATCGGCTTTCCGTCGGTGCAGACGCCGCTCGTGCTGTTCGACACCGCCGTGGCGCGCGTGGAAGAAATCGGCCTGGGCATCCTGTGCGCCACGCTGGTCCACAGCCTCGTGCTGCCCACGGGGCTCGCGCCTACCGTGCTGGGCCTGCTCGACCGCACGCTGAAAGACGCGCGCCAGTGGATCGGCGACCTGTTCCAGCCCGGCGACCGCAGCACCCCCAAGGACGCCGACCCCAAGCGCCTGGACGACGACCGCCGCCGCCTCGCGGGCGACATCACGCAGCTGCGCCTGCTCTCTACCCACGTGCCCTTCGACACCACGCACCTGCGCTGGACCGCTGGCGCCATCCGCGCCATGCAGGACCGCGTGGCGGCACTCACGCCCGCGCTGTCGGCCGTCGAAGACCGGCTGCAGGCGCTGGCGCAAGCCGAAGGCCGCCTCGCGCCCGACGTCACCGCCGTGCTGGCGCTGGCCGCGCAATGGCTGCGCGACGAAAGCGACCCGGCCGTCGACGCATCGGCCCGCCTGCAGGCGCTGCGCCAGGCGATCGGCACGCTGGGCACCGCGCAGGACACGGGGCTCAGCCCCTGGGCCCGCGCGCTGCGCATCGGCCTCGCGGGCCGGCTCGAAGAACTGGTCGACGGCTGGACCGCCTGCGCCCAGCTGCGCCGCGACATCGACGAAGGCCTGAAGGGCGGCGCGCCGCTGCGCCGCACGGCCGCGCTCGGCCATCGCGCGATGCACCGCGACCACGGCATGGCGCTGCTCTCGGCGCTCGCGGCCGTCATCGCCATCTGCCTGTGCGGTGCGTTCTGGATCCTCACGGGCTGGACCATGGGCTCGGCCGCCACCATGATGGCCGCGGTCTTCTGCTGCTTCTTCGCGACCATGGACGACCCGGTGCCGGCGATCCACGGTTTCCTGAAGTGGACGCTGTGGTCCATTCCGATCTCGGCCGTCTACGTGCTCGTGCTCATGCCCACGGTGCAGGACTTCGGCATGCTGGTCGTCATCTGCGCGCCGCTCTTTTTGCTGCTGGGCCTGTACCTGCCGCGCCCGACGCACTTCATGGCCGCGATGGCGCTGGTCTTCGGCGTGTCGGGCACGCTCGCGATGCACGACACCGCCAGCGCCGACCTCGTGAGCTTCATCAACAGCATGATCGGCCAGGTCGTCGGCGTGGTGGTCGCAGCGCGCGTCACGCGCCTCGTGCGTTCGGTGGGCGCCGACTGGAGCGCGCGCCGCATCCAGCGCGCCACCTGGCGTGAACTCGGCGACATGGCCGCGTCGGCCCAGCCGCAGTACGCGCAGAGCGACGCCTATGCCGTGCGCATGCTCGACCGCATCGGCCTGCTGGCGCCGCGCATCGCGCAGGCCGGTGGCACCGTCGAAGGCGTGGCCGCCAACGACGCGCTGCGCGACCTGCGCATGGGCGCCGACATCGCCGTGCTGCAGCGCGTGCGCGCCCAGCTGCCGATGGCCACCTCGGCCGCGCTGCTCGGCGGCATCGCGCGCTTCTTCCGCCAGCGCGGCGAAGGCCGCATGGCGCCGCGACCGGCGGCACTGCTGCCGCAGATCGATGAAGCATTGGCCGCCGTGCTCGCTGCACGCGACACCTCCACCGCGTCGCGCGCCGCCGTCACCGCACTGGTCGGCCTGCGCCGCAACCTGTTCCCCGACGCACCGCCTTCGCTCGCAGCCGTGTCCGTGTCCTCTTCACCGCAAGGAGCTTCCGCATGA
- a CDS encoding MarR family winged helix-turn-helix transcriptional regulator, protein MRLGTSLSVLQRGYRAGADKAVAHVGLSQTLAWPVVVLGRMEDGVRQGTVAEALGIEGPSLVRSLDQLVEAGLVERREDPADRRAKTLHLTAAGRAVCEPIEAALRQMRAALFEGIPDEDIAATLRVFGALEAKLGRSASGMQSLTQEGRGQ, encoded by the coding sequence ATGCGGCTCGGCACCTCGCTGTCGGTGCTCCAGCGCGGCTACCGCGCGGGGGCAGACAAGGCGGTGGCGCACGTCGGCCTGTCGCAGACGCTGGCCTGGCCGGTCGTGGTGCTCGGGCGCATGGAAGACGGCGTGCGCCAAGGCACGGTGGCGGAGGCGCTGGGCATCGAAGGGCCGTCGCTGGTGCGCTCGCTCGACCAACTGGTCGAGGCCGGCCTGGTCGAGCGCCGCGAAGACCCGGCCGACCGCCGCGCCAAGACGCTGCACCTCACGGCCGCCGGCCGCGCCGTCTGCGAGCCCATCGAGGCCGCGCTGCGCCAGATGCGCGCCGCGCTGTTCGAAGGCATTCCCGACGAGGACATCGCCGCTACCTTGCGCGTCTTCGGCGCGCTCGAGGCCAAGCTCGGCCGCAGTGCCTCCGGCATGCAGAGCCTGACGCAGGAAGGGCGCGGCCAGTAG
- a CDS encoding efflux transporter outer membrane subunit, which yields MTAMTRFAFRMASLALTAIAAGLAACAAVGPDYQQPPEALASQPAAAKPFAEAPAHAAPLPAHWWRLYHDPLLDRLVTQALAHNTDLRQAVANLERERAIETEVAGAKYPTIGVNGGPSFGHVSGLSLLQKGYEPPNTFNYSAGASLSYQVDLFGQIRRAIEASAANSQAAEAALDLVRVNVAAGTARAYAEACSAGLRLQIAQKSVALQQDAVNVTERLQRAGRAGAIDAGRARAQLAQLDAALPPLKAQRQGALYRLATLTGALPQDFPREVADCTTAPRVAGALPVGDGAALLRRRPDIRQAERSLAASTARIGVATADLYPKVTLGLSGSSAGHATGFGRQDTLAWSVGPLISWTVPNTGAAQARIAQAEAGTRAALAKFDGTVLTALRETETALGTYARELDRRAALQASRDESAKVAAQARQLYRNGRTAYLDTLDAERALAGADAALAASEAQLADDQVVLFMALGGGWEPADDALAHADQGKPATTVR from the coding sequence ATGACCGCCATGACCCGCTTCGCCTTTCGTATGGCCTCGCTCGCCCTCACGGCGATCGCGGCCGGACTCGCGGCCTGCGCGGCGGTCGGCCCCGACTACCAGCAGCCGCCCGAAGCACTGGCCAGCCAGCCCGCTGCCGCCAAGCCCTTCGCCGAAGCACCGGCCCACGCCGCGCCGCTGCCCGCGCACTGGTGGCGCCTGTACCACGACCCGCTGCTCGACCGGCTCGTCACCCAGGCGCTCGCGCACAACACCGACCTGCGCCAGGCCGTGGCCAACCTCGAGCGCGAACGCGCCATCGAAACCGAAGTGGCCGGCGCCAAGTACCCCACGATCGGCGTCAACGGCGGGCCGTCGTTCGGCCATGTCTCGGGCCTGTCGCTGCTGCAGAAGGGCTACGAGCCGCCGAACACCTTCAACTACAGCGCGGGTGCGTCGCTGTCGTACCAGGTCGACCTGTTCGGCCAGATCCGCCGCGCCATCGAGGCCTCGGCCGCCAACAGCCAGGCCGCCGAAGCCGCGCTCGACCTCGTGCGCGTGAACGTCGCGGCGGGCACCGCGCGCGCCTATGCCGAGGCCTGCTCGGCCGGCCTGCGGCTGCAGATTGCGCAGAAGTCGGTCGCGCTGCAACAAGACGCCGTGAATGTCACCGAGCGCCTGCAACGCGCGGGCCGCGCCGGCGCCATCGACGCCGGCCGCGCGCGCGCCCAGCTCGCGCAGCTCGATGCCGCACTGCCGCCGCTGAAGGCCCAGCGTCAGGGCGCGCTCTATCGGCTGGCCACGCTCACCGGCGCACTGCCGCAAGACTTTCCGCGCGAGGTGGCCGACTGCACCACGGCGCCGCGCGTGGCCGGCGCACTGCCGGTGGGCGACGGCGCCGCGCTGCTGCGCCGCCGGCCCGACATCCGCCAGGCCGAGCGCAGCCTCGCCGCATCGACCGCGCGCATCGGCGTCGCCACGGCCGACCTCTATCCGAAGGTGACGCTGGGTCTGTCGGGCTCGTCGGCCGGCCATGCCACCGGCTTCGGCCGGCAGGACACGCTGGCCTGGAGCGTCGGCCCGCTGATCTCGTGGACCGTGCCCAACACCGGCGCCGCGCAGGCCCGCATCGCGCAGGCCGAGGCGGGCACGCGCGCCGCGCTCGCCAAGTTCGACGGCACCGTGCTGACCGCGCTGCGCGAGACCGAGACCGCGCTCGGCACCTACGCCCGCGAACTCGACCGCCGCGCCGCGCTGCAGGCCTCGCGCGACGAAAGCGCCAAGGTCGCCGCGCAGGCGCGCCAGCTGTACCGCAACGGCCGCACGGCCTACCTCGACACGCTCGACGCCGAACGCGCATTGGCCGGCGCCGATGCCGCATTGGCGGCCAGCGAAGCGCAACTGGCCGACGACCAGGTCGTGCTGTTCATGGCGCTCGGCGGTGGCTGGGAGCCGGCGGACGACGCGCTCGCGCACGCCGATCAAGGCAAGCCCGCCACGACCGTCCGCTGA
- a CDS encoding NAD(P)/FAD-dependent oxidoreductase — protein MLRISELKLPLDHAPDALATLIARTLDVPPEAIASHTVYKRSFDARKVDLLTVYICDVQLADAALEAALLAKHASHPHIQPAPDMRYTPPGHAPADATRPVVIGFGPCGIFAALMLAKMGFKPIVLERGKTVRQRTRDTWGLWRKSVLNPESNVQFGEGGAGTFSDGKLYSQIKDPRFLGRKVMEEFVKAGAPPEILYVAHPHIGTFKLVKVVENIREQIVALGGEIRFEQRVTDVQIEDGHLRGLTVLDQTTGQSSELRADHVVMALGHSSRDTFEMLHARGVYIEAKPFSIGFRVEHPQGLIDRARWGRHAGHPLLGAADYKLVHHASNGRSVYSFCMCPGGTVVAATSEPGRVVTNGMSQYSRNERNANAGIVVGIDPKDFPGDALAGIALQRQLESNAYVLGGSNYHAPGQLVGDFIAGKPSTALGSIIPSYKPGVTPTDLHQALPAYAIEAMREAFPAFGRKIKGFDTHDAVLTGVETRTSSPIRITRGDDLQSLNVRGLYPAGEGASYAGGILSAGVDGIKVAEAVARSVLGTAV, from the coding sequence ATGCTGCGAATCTCCGAACTCAAACTCCCGCTCGACCACGCGCCTGACGCGCTGGCCACCCTGATCGCCCGAACGCTCGACGTTCCGCCTGAAGCGATCGCCTCCCACACCGTCTACAAGCGCAGCTTCGACGCCCGCAAGGTCGACCTGCTCACGGTCTACATCTGCGACGTGCAACTGGCCGACGCGGCGCTCGAAGCCGCGCTGCTCGCCAAGCACGCCAGCCATCCGCACATCCAGCCCGCGCCCGACATGCGCTACACGCCGCCGGGCCATGCGCCCGCCGACGCGACGCGCCCCGTGGTGATCGGCTTCGGCCCCTGCGGCATCTTCGCGGCGCTGATGCTCGCGAAGATGGGCTTCAAGCCCATCGTGCTCGAACGCGGCAAGACCGTGCGCCAGCGCACCCGCGACACCTGGGGCCTGTGGCGCAAGAGCGTGCTCAACCCCGAGTCGAACGTGCAGTTCGGTGAAGGCGGCGCCGGCACCTTCTCGGACGGCAAGCTCTACAGCCAGATCAAGGACCCGCGCTTCCTCGGCCGCAAGGTGATGGAAGAGTTCGTGAAGGCGGGCGCGCCGCCCGAAATCTTGTACGTCGCGCACCCGCACATCGGCACCTTCAAGCTGGTGAAGGTGGTCGAGAACATCCGCGAACAGATCGTCGCGCTCGGCGGCGAGATCCGCTTCGAGCAGCGCGTGACCGACGTGCAGATCGAAGACGGCCACCTGCGAGGCCTCACCGTGCTCGACCAGACGACGGGCCAGAGCAGCGAACTGCGCGCCGACCACGTCGTGATGGCGCTGGGCCACAGCTCGCGCGACACCTTCGAGATGCTGCATGCACGCGGCGTGTACATCGAGGCCAAGCCCTTCTCGATCGGCTTTCGCGTGGAGCACCCGCAGGGCCTGATCGACCGCGCCCGCTGGGGCCGCCACGCGGGCCATCCGCTGCTCGGCGCGGCCGACTACAAGCTGGTGCACCACGCGAGCAACGGCCGCTCGGTCTACAGCTTCTGCATGTGCCCCGGCGGCACCGTGGTCGCGGCCACCAGCGAGCCGGGCCGCGTGGTCACCAACGGCATGAGCCAGTACTCGCGCAACGAACGCAACGCCAACGCGGGCATCGTGGTGGGCATCGACCCGAAGGACTTCCCCGGGGACGCGCTCGCAGGCATCGCCTTGCAGCGCCAGCTCGAAAGCAACGCCTACGTGCTCGGCGGCAGCAACTACCATGCGCCCGGCCAGCTGGTGGGCGACTTCATCGCCGGCAAGCCGTCGACCGCACTCGGCAGCATCATCCCGTCGTACAAGCCCGGCGTGACGCCGACCGACCTGCACCAGGCGTTGCCCGCCTACGCCATCGAGGCGATGCGCGAGGCCTTTCCCGCCTTCGGTCGCAAGATCAAGGGCTTCGACACGCATGACGCCGTGCTCACCGGCGTGGAAACGCGCACCTCGTCGCCCATCCGCATCACGCGCGGCGACGACCTCCAGAGCCTGAACGTGCGCGGCCTCTACCCGGCCGGCGAAGGCGCGAGCTACGCGGGCGGCATCCTGTCGGCCGGCGTGGACGGCATCAAGGTGGCCGAGGCCGTGGCGCGCAGCGTGCTCGGCACGGCGGTTTGA
- a CDS encoding RNA pseudouridine synthase — MNRSNRPSAPGDEGVRLAKRVAAMAQVSRREAELLIENGAVRVDGVPALLPQSRVQAHQQVEIAAGARPEPIVPVTLVLYKPAGMPTDNAHQLLVAANHHDPEREGQRFLPAHVRGQRCMTPLETGASGLVAYTQEFRIERKLQEDAGILEHEVMVDVAGPVGPEILARLERSPARVSIGRQADDQTGLRFALKGARPGQIANICDTVGLRIVAMRRLRIGRVPLAGLQPGQWRYLAPHERF; from the coding sequence ATGAACCGCTCGAACCGCCCCTCTGCGCCCGGCGACGAAGGCGTGCGCCTGGCCAAGCGCGTGGCCGCCATGGCCCAGGTGTCGCGCCGCGAGGCCGAACTGCTGATCGAGAACGGCGCGGTGCGCGTCGACGGCGTGCCCGCCCTGCTGCCGCAGTCGCGCGTGCAGGCGCACCAGCAGGTCGAGATCGCGGCCGGCGCGCGGCCCGAGCCGATCGTGCCGGTGACGCTGGTGCTCTACAAGCCCGCCGGCATGCCGACCGACAACGCCCACCAGCTGCTGGTGGCCGCGAATCACCACGACCCCGAACGCGAGGGCCAGCGCTTCCTGCCGGCGCATGTGCGCGGGCAACGCTGCATGACGCCGCTCGAAACCGGCGCCAGCGGCCTCGTGGCCTACACGCAGGAGTTCCGCATCGAGCGCAAGCTGCAGGAAGACGCGGGCATCCTCGAACATGAAGTGATGGTCGATGTGGCCGGCCCGGTCGGGCCTGAAATACTGGCGCGGCTGGAGCGTTCGCCCGCGCGCGTGAGCATCGGCCGCCAGGCCGACGACCAGACCGGTCTGCGCTTTGCACTGAAGGGCGCGCGGCCCGGGCAGATCGCGAACATCTGCGACACCGTGGGCCTGCGCATCGTCGCGATGCGGCGTTTGCGCATCGGCCGCGTGCCGCTGGCCGGGCTGCAGCCGGGACAGTGGCGCTACCTGGCGCCGCACGAGCGTTTTTGA
- a CDS encoding efflux RND transporter periplasmic adaptor subunit, with protein sequence MKANPFADNPRAQSLLRVLLTVAVVAVAVWAGFRLWDHYELSPWTRDGRVRANVVQIAPDVSGLVTAVPIRDNQSVAAGTLLFEVDRARYDLAVRQAQAALAAQRAVSAQAQRENARNTGLDDLVSKESREQTRARVEQAQAAVAQAEVALDAARLNLQRAEVRAPADGLVTNLDLRQGSYAAAGHPVLALVDAQSFYVEGYFEETKLPRIHLGDRVRVTPMGGGAVLEGAVDSVAAGIADRDRSTSANLLPSVNPTFNWVRLAQRIPVRVKLDPLPDGARLVAGQTVTVQVLERDTATPKKG encoded by the coding sequence ATGAAAGCCAACCCCTTCGCAGACAACCCCCGGGCCCAGAGCCTGCTGCGCGTTCTTCTCACCGTGGCCGTGGTGGCCGTCGCCGTCTGGGCGGGCTTTCGCCTGTGGGACCACTACGAACTCTCGCCGTGGACGCGCGACGGCCGCGTGCGCGCCAACGTGGTTCAGATCGCGCCCGACGTCTCGGGCCTCGTCACGGCCGTGCCGATCCGCGACAACCAGTCGGTCGCCGCCGGCACGCTGCTGTTCGAGGTCGACCGCGCGCGCTACGACCTCGCCGTGCGCCAGGCGCAGGCCGCGCTCGCCGCGCAGCGCGCCGTGAGCGCCCAGGCCCAGCGCGAGAACGCGCGCAACACGGGGCTCGACGACCTGGTGTCGAAGGAGTCGCGCGAACAGACCCGCGCCCGCGTCGAGCAGGCCCAAGCTGCTGTCGCGCAGGCCGAGGTGGCGCTCGATGCGGCGCGCCTGAACCTGCAGCGTGCCGAAGTGCGCGCACCGGCCGACGGCCTCGTCACCAACCTCGACCTGCGCCAGGGCAGCTACGCCGCCGCCGGCCACCCGGTGCTCGCGCTGGTCGATGCGCAGTCGTTCTACGTCGAGGGCTACTTCGAAGAAACCAAGCTGCCGCGCATCCACCTGGGCGACCGCGTGCGCGTGACGCCGATGGGCGGTGGCGCGGTGCTCGAAGGCGCGGTCGACAGCGTGGCCGCCGGCATCGCCGACCGCGACCGCTCCACCAGCGCCAACCTGCTGCCCAGCGTGAACCCGACCTTCAACTGGGTGCGGCTGGCGCAGCGCATCCCGGTGCGCGTGAAGCTCGACCCGCTGCCCGACGGCGCGCGCCTCGTGGCCGGCCAGACGGTCACGGTGCAGGTGCTCGAACGCGACACCGCCACGCCGAAGAAGGGATGA
- the cysK gene encoding cysteine synthase A, with protein MKAQNILQTIGNTPHIRINRLFGHAKQQVWIKSERANPGGSIKDRIALAMVEDAEKSGALKPGGTIVEPTSGNTGIGLAMVAAVKGYKLILVMPDSMSVERRRLMLAYGATFDLTPRAGGMKASIARAEEIVAGTPGAWMPQQFNNPANVDVHVRTTAEEIAADFPEGIDVLITGVGTGGHITGVARVLKKKWPKLQVFAVEPVASPVISGGAPAPHPIQGIGAGFIPKNLDTSLLDGVLQVDAEPAREMARRCAVEEGILVGISSGATLAAIAQKLPSLAPDAVVLGFNYDTGERYLSVEGFLPA; from the coding sequence ATGAAGGCCCAGAACATCCTCCAGACCATCGGCAACACGCCGCACATCCGCATCAACCGTCTGTTCGGTCACGCGAAGCAGCAGGTCTGGATCAAGTCGGAGCGCGCCAACCCCGGCGGCTCGATCAAGGACCGCATCGCGCTCGCGATGGTCGAAGACGCGGAGAAGAGCGGCGCGCTGAAACCCGGCGGCACGATCGTCGAGCCGACCTCGGGCAACACCGGCATCGGCCTGGCGATGGTCGCGGCCGTCAAGGGCTACAAGCTGATCCTGGTGATGCCCGACAGCATGTCGGTCGAGCGCCGCCGCCTGATGCTGGCCTACGGCGCCACCTTCGACCTCACGCCGCGCGCCGGCGGCATGAAGGCTTCCATCGCCCGCGCCGAGGAAATCGTGGCCGGCACGCCGGGCGCGTGGATGCCGCAGCAGTTCAACAACCCCGCGAACGTCGACGTGCACGTGCGCACCACGGCCGAAGAGATCGCGGCCGACTTTCCCGAGGGCATCGACGTGCTCATCACCGGCGTGGGCACGGGCGGCCACATCACGGGCGTGGCGCGGGTGCTCAAGAAGAAGTGGCCCAAGCTGCAGGTGTTCGCGGTGGAGCCCGTGGCCTCGCCCGTGATCTCGGGCGGCGCGCCGGCGCCCCACCCCATCCAGGGCATCGGCGCGGGCTTCATTCCGAAGAACCTCGACACCTCGCTGCTCGACGGCGTGCTGCAGGTCGACGCCGAACCCGCGCGCGAAATGGCGCGCCGCTGCGCGGTCGAGGAAGGCATCCTGGTCGGCATTTCGTCGGGCGCGACGCTCGCGGCCATCGCGCAGAAGCTGCCCTCGCTGGCGCCCGATGCGGTGGTGCTGGGCTTCAACTACGACACGGGCGAGCGCTACCTGTCGGTCGAGGGCTTCCTGCCCGCCTGA
- a CDS encoding molybdopterin-binding oxidoreductase: MQWSRSLVWGGVVWMLAGCGGGADAGAVFPPIVPAPAPAPAPAPPPPAPPAPAPAPAVQLGGAVDRPAAFTEADLSARAAVTQTVNFSSGSGPQTHTYTGTALWSLLNDAGLQADPARKNDLLGRYVLATGADGYQVAFALGELSPDYGNKPSLLVYAETKDGASAPLGAADGPFRVTAPGDVKGGRYVSNLVRLDVRAPAATATGIGGGVSTTFAVSGQVKTPAQFDLQALKGLTPAIDVTIGANVYRGVSLWTLLSGLGLPAAPKNVTLGMVAVATGSDGYRATVSLGEIDPNFGAKGALVAYQMNGVDLTGAGFARLVVPGEVKQSRSVSNLVAIEVFAAGAP; this comes from the coding sequence ATGCAGTGGTCCAGAAGCCTGGTGTGGGGTGGGGTTGTGTGGATGCTGGCCGGGTGCGGCGGCGGGGCGGATGCCGGCGCGGTGTTCCCGCCGATCGTGCCGGCGCCCGCACCGGCGCCCGCGCCTGCGCCACCACCCCCTGCGCCGCCCGCGCCGGCACCCGCACCGGCCGTGCAACTGGGCGGCGCGGTCGATCGCCCCGCGGCCTTCACCGAGGCCGACCTGTCGGCGCGCGCCGCCGTCACGCAGACTGTCAACTTCTCCAGCGGCAGCGGGCCGCAGACCCACACCTACACGGGCACCGCGCTGTGGTCGCTGCTGAACGACGCGGGCCTGCAGGCCGACCCCGCGCGCAAGAACGACCTGCTTGGCCGCTACGTGCTGGCCACCGGCGCCGACGGCTACCAGGTGGCCTTCGCGCTCGGCGAGCTGAGCCCCGACTACGGCAACAAGCCAAGCCTGCTGGTTTACGCCGAAACGAAAGACGGCGCTTCGGCCCCGCTGGGCGCGGCCGACGGCCCGTTCCGCGTCACTGCGCCGGGCGACGTGAAGGGCGGGCGCTATGTGTCCAACCTCGTGCGGCTCGACGTCCGGGCGCCCGCCGCCACGGCCACCGGCATCGGCGGCGGCGTCTCGACCACCTTCGCCGTGTCGGGCCAGGTGAAGACGCCCGCGCAGTTCGACCTGCAGGCGCTCAAGGGCCTCACGCCCGCGATCGATGTGACGATCGGCGCCAACGTCTACCGCGGCGTCAGCCTCTGGACGCTGCTCAGCGGCCTGGGCCTGCCGGCCGCGCCGAAGAACGTCACGCTGGGCATGGTGGCGGTCGCCACCGGCAGCGACGGTTACCGCGCCACGGTGTCGCTGGGCGAGATCGATCCGAACTTCGGTGCTAAGGGCGCGCTGGTGGCCTACCAGATGAACGGCGTCGACCTCACGGGCGCCGGATTCGCGCGGCTCGTGGTGCCGGGCGAGGTGAAACAGAGCCGTTCGGTGTCGAACCTCGTCGCCATCGAGGTGTTCGCGGCGGGGGCGCCGTAG
- a CDS encoding VUT family protein: MHFHRPTTGQLAVATLAMAAVVLASNILVQFAINDWLTWGAFTYPVAYLVSDLVNRRFGPGMARRVAWVGFAVAVAVSLLLAPARIAAASGLAFIASQLLDIRVFDRLRRGLWWRAPLVATVIAAVLDSIVFWGIAFAGTDGPWLTWALGDLGVKLGVGVLMLLPFRLLIGRQAADRGAARA; the protein is encoded by the coding sequence ATGCACTTCCACCGTCCCACCACCGGCCAGCTGGCCGTCGCCACGCTGGCGATGGCCGCCGTGGTGCTCGCGTCCAACATCCTGGTGCAGTTCGCGATCAACGACTGGCTCACCTGGGGCGCCTTCACCTACCCGGTGGCCTACCTCGTGAGCGATCTCGTCAACCGGCGCTTCGGCCCCGGCATGGCGCGGCGCGTGGCCTGGGTCGGCTTCGCGGTGGCCGTGGCGGTGTCGTTGCTGCTCGCACCGGCGCGCATCGCCGCCGCCTCGGGCCTGGCCTTCATTGCCTCACAGCTGCTCGACATCCGCGTGTTCGACCGCCTGCGCCGCGGCCTCTGGTGGCGCGCGCCGCTCGTGGCCACGGTGATCGCGGCCGTGCTCGACAGCATCGTCTTCTGGGGCATCGCCTTCGCAGGCACCGACGGCCCCTGGCTCACCTGGGCGCTCGGCGACCTGGGCGTGAAGCTCGGTGTCGGCGTGCTGATGCTGCTGCCGTTCCGGCTGCTGATCGGCCGGCAAGCCGCTGACCGAGGCGCTGCACGCGCATGA
- a CDS encoding DUF1656 domain-containing protein encodes MIGEASFYGLYVPWLMLLAAAALLALWGVRRLLAATGLYRWVWHPALFDMALYLLLLYGLSRLTAHLQ; translated from the coding sequence ATGATCGGCGAAGCCAGTTTCTACGGGCTCTACGTGCCCTGGCTCATGCTGCTGGCCGCCGCCGCGCTGCTCGCCCTGTGGGGCGTGCGCCGGCTGCTCGCCGCCACCGGCCTGTACCGCTGGGTGTGGCACCCGGCGCTGTTCGACATGGCGCTGTACCTGCTGCTGCTGTACGGCCTGAGCCGCCTCACGGCACACCTGCAATGA